A single genomic interval of Amycolatopsis albispora harbors:
- a CDS encoding VOC family protein → MTTLDSPIPRFHLAMPVDDLAAARHFYGEVLGLSQGRSSDTWVDWNLHGHQFVTHLAAEGTRRIHNPVDGHDVPVPHFGLVLTVEEFGKLADRLRAAGTEFVIEPYVRFAGEPGEQWTMFLLDPAGNALEFKAFADDSQVFAV, encoded by the coding sequence ATGACTACACTCGACTCGCCGATCCCTCGGTTCCACCTCGCCATGCCGGTCGACGACCTGGCCGCCGCCCGCCACTTCTACGGCGAGGTGCTCGGGCTGTCCCAGGGGCGCAGCTCGGACACCTGGGTGGACTGGAACCTGCACGGCCACCAGTTCGTCACGCACCTGGCGGCCGAAGGCACCCGCCGCATCCACAACCCGGTCGACGGGCACGACGTGCCGGTGCCGCACTTCGGCCTGGTGCTCACCGTCGAGGAGTTCGGCAAGCTGGCCGACCGCCTGCGTGCGGCCGGGACCGAGTTCGTGATCGAGCCGTATGTCCGGTTCGCGGGCGAGCCCGGTGAGCAGTGGACGATGTTCCTGCTGGACCCGGCGGGCAACGCGCTCGAGTTCAAGGCCTTCGCCGACGACAGTCAGGTGTTCGCCGTCTGA
- a CDS encoding helix-turn-helix domain-containing protein, translating into MSHSGTAGSWRLMIGARLRTARKAAGVTQARVAAVLELSQSTVTKIEKGQTTISADNLGKLVEFLGVDEATAAELRKFSEADAAERQRSRRPAGPLWFGDIPDLERRAREIRSWTGERLPGVLQSEQYMRALFQGRANVDDLVEARKDRQRLFDHEGIREFLLSESALDRVRATADPLMALDQVQHLLKCGELAGVAIRIVPYAADLYVAPDFTILRLDEGDRVYVEYQSGKLLLHKHKDVREHWDAWAVLDELALPVEESARLLAGIRDRLDAGLAGQA; encoded by the coding sequence GTGAGCCATTCCGGAACAGCCGGTTCGTGGCGCCTCATGATCGGTGCGCGGCTGCGGACGGCACGCAAGGCGGCGGGCGTGACCCAGGCGAGGGTGGCGGCCGTGCTCGAGCTCAGCCAGTCCACCGTCACCAAGATCGAGAAGGGCCAGACCACCATCTCGGCGGACAACCTCGGGAAGCTGGTCGAGTTCCTCGGCGTGGACGAGGCGACCGCGGCCGAGCTGCGCAAGTTCAGCGAAGCGGACGCGGCCGAGCGGCAACGGTCCCGCCGCCCCGCCGGGCCGCTGTGGTTCGGGGACATCCCGGACCTGGAGCGGCGCGCGCGGGAGATCCGGTCGTGGACCGGCGAGCGCCTGCCCGGGGTGTTGCAGTCCGAGCAGTACATGCGCGCGTTGTTCCAGGGCCGCGCGAACGTGGACGACCTGGTCGAGGCACGCAAGGACCGGCAGCGCCTGTTCGACCACGAGGGCATCCGCGAGTTCCTGCTCAGCGAGTCCGCGCTGGACCGGGTCCGCGCCACCGCCGACCCGCTGATGGCGCTGGATCAGGTGCAGCACCTGCTCAAGTGCGGCGAGCTGGCCGGGGTGGCGATCAGGATCGTGCCCTATGCCGCGGATCTCTACGTCGCCCCTGACTTCACCATTCTGCGGCTCGACGAGGGCGACCGCGTCTACGTCGAGTACCAGAGCGGGAAACTACTGCTGCACAAGCACAAGGACGTGCGGGAGCACTGGGACGCCTGGGCCGTGCTGGACGAGCTCGCGTTGCCTGTGGAGGAGTCCGCGCGCCTGCTCGCCGGGATCCGGGACCGCCTCGACGCCGGGCTGGCCGGTCAGGCGTAG
- a CDS encoding GntR family transcriptional regulator, translating into MSHPPAVAPARRRGLADEVADRIREAIFTGGYAPGTQLREVELAATLEVSRGPVREALLRLEREGLVRSEWHRGATVTELLPEDVAELDSLREALETLAVRLVVEQADDDALDRIDAAVTQMDRAADAHEMVRADIAFHDAVYAASGHRRLAEAWAAIRNQVHLFLLTRIGRSTRDYLKHIPAEHRELAAILREDDTNSALVAFAAHRRHALEVLMR; encoded by the coding sequence GTGAGCCACCCACCCGCAGTGGCCCCCGCCCGGCGGCGTGGCCTCGCCGACGAGGTCGCCGACCGCATTCGCGAGGCCATCTTCACCGGCGGCTACGCCCCCGGCACGCAGCTGCGCGAGGTCGAGCTGGCCGCGACGCTCGAGGTCAGCCGCGGCCCGGTCCGCGAAGCGCTGCTCCGGCTGGAACGCGAGGGACTGGTCCGCAGTGAATGGCACCGCGGCGCGACCGTCACCGAGCTGCTGCCCGAAGACGTCGCCGAGCTGGACAGCCTGCGCGAAGCACTCGAAACCCTCGCCGTCCGGCTGGTGGTCGAGCAGGCGGACGACGACGCGCTCGACCGGATCGACGCGGCCGTCACCCAGATGGACCGGGCCGCCGACGCCCACGAGATGGTCCGCGCCGACATCGCCTTCCACGACGCGGTCTACGCCGCCTCCGGCCACCGGCGCCTGGCCGAGGCGTGGGCCGCGATCCGCAACCAGGTCCACCTGTTCCTGCTCACCCGGATCGGCCGCAGCACCCGCGACTACCTCAAGCACATCCCGGCCGAGCACCGCGAACTCGCCGCGATCCTGCGGGAGGACGACACCAACTCCGCGCTCGTCGCGTTCGCCGCGCACCGGCGGCACGCGCTTGAGGTCCTCATGCGCTGA
- a CDS encoding DUF6766 family protein — MRKVLRDNGLSLAFGLLFLLALIGQAFAGHADFNDRQVQDGGAPIGLGEYLVSSDFLVDVSENWQSEYLQFLLYVFATVYLIQRGSPESKPAGRIGLESDRDQLVGPHATARSPKWARAGGWRTAVYSRSLGLVMGGLFLATWSVQSVSGLAAYNSEQLLAFADPVGWFGYVGSADFWNRSLQNWQSEFLALGSMAFLSVYLRQRGSPESKPVGTPHTTTDETG; from the coding sequence ATGCGGAAGGTGTTGCGGGACAACGGACTCAGCCTGGCGTTCGGGCTGCTGTTCCTGCTTGCCCTGATCGGGCAGGCCTTCGCCGGGCACGCCGACTTCAACGACCGCCAGGTCCAGGACGGCGGCGCCCCGATCGGGCTCGGCGAGTACCTCGTGTCGTCGGACTTCCTGGTGGACGTCTCCGAGAACTGGCAGTCGGAGTACCTCCAGTTCCTGCTGTACGTCTTCGCCACGGTCTACCTGATCCAGCGTGGCTCACCCGAGTCGAAGCCGGCCGGGCGGATCGGCCTCGAAAGCGACCGCGACCAGCTCGTCGGCCCCCACGCCACGGCCCGCTCACCGAAGTGGGCGCGGGCCGGTGGCTGGCGGACGGCGGTGTACTCCCGTTCGCTCGGCCTGGTGATGGGCGGGCTGTTCCTGGCCACCTGGAGCGTGCAGTCGGTGTCCGGGCTGGCCGCGTACAACTCCGAGCAGCTGCTCGCCTTCGCCGATCCGGTCGGCTGGTTCGGCTACGTCGGCTCGGCCGACTTCTGGAACCGGTCGCTGCAGAACTGGCAGTCGGAGTTCCTGGCGCTCGGCTCGATGGCCTTCCTCTCGGTGTACCTGCGCCAGCGCGGTTCACCCGAGTCCAAGCCCGTCGGCACCCCGCACACCACCACCGACGAAACAGGGTGA
- a CDS encoding GlsB/YeaQ/YmgE family stress response membrane protein, protein MFWTILGWLLFGLIAGFIARALVPGKDDIGFLQTILLGIVGSVVGGFLFGLLTVGFRGFEPAGWIGSVIGAIIVLVIYNKVTGRKRRSRT, encoded by the coding sequence GTGTTCTGGACCATTCTCGGGTGGCTGCTGTTCGGCCTGATCGCCGGGTTCATCGCCCGCGCGCTGGTGCCCGGCAAGGACGACATCGGGTTCCTGCAGACGATCCTGCTCGGCATCGTCGGCTCGGTGGTCGGCGGTTTCCTGTTCGGGTTGCTCACCGTCGGCTTCCGCGGGTTCGAACCGGCCGGATGGATCGGCTCGGTCATCGGCGCCATCATCGTGCTCGTCATCTACAACAAGGTGACCGGCCGCAAACGCCGCTCCCGCACCTAG
- a CDS encoding FAD-dependent monooxygenase, translated as MSGQRTQVLVAGGGLVGLTTALVLRHHDVEVTLLERRASTSPQPKARRFHVRTMEIFRELGLAGLVHEAARELAGHDHMAAGRTLAEATQLPLWQPSGDVPEVSPEPPCLVAQDVLEPVLRKAAVEAGADVRFGTELLGFDQDSDGVTGKLADGEIRADYLVAADGARSGIRESLGITRSGRGAVGEPSVNVYFRADLAEVVRGREFNLCQIDHPDASGALASVDGRRRWVFMAAGGETERDWPTVLRTALGVPVPDLEILSVLGWQAEMLVADRYSAGRVHLVGDAAHVMPPFAASGANTGIADAHNLGWKLAAVLRGEAAPTLLDSYDTERRPAGWFAADQSARRADTFRVGTEDPTLAHPFVLAAGGFQYPAGALVPDGSVEPVTEFAPAGRVGTRVPHRWLDEARTRSTLDLAGPEWTVTEYEGEWLLLRPDQVVAWRGASAEEAESVRAALLAGTLP; from the coding sequence ATGAGTGGACAACGTACACAGGTGCTCGTCGCCGGAGGTGGGCTCGTCGGCCTGACCACCGCGCTGGTGCTGCGGCACCACGACGTCGAAGTGACCCTGCTCGAACGGCGCGCGAGCACGTCACCGCAGCCGAAGGCCCGCCGCTTCCACGTCCGGACCATGGAGATCTTCCGCGAGCTGGGGCTGGCCGGGCTGGTGCACGAGGCCGCGCGTGAGCTGGCCGGTCACGACCACATGGCGGCGGGCCGCACGCTCGCCGAAGCCACGCAACTGCCGCTGTGGCAGCCGTCCGGTGACGTGCCGGAGGTCAGCCCGGAGCCGCCGTGCCTGGTGGCGCAGGACGTGCTCGAACCGGTGCTGCGGAAGGCGGCCGTCGAGGCGGGCGCGGACGTCCGGTTCGGCACCGAGTTGCTCGGCTTCGACCAGGACTCCGACGGCGTGACCGGCAAGCTCGCGGACGGCGAGATCCGGGCGGACTACCTGGTGGCCGCCGATGGCGCCCGCAGCGGGATCCGCGAGTCGCTGGGCATCACGCGGTCCGGTCGTGGTGCGGTCGGAGAGCCGAGCGTGAACGTGTATTTCCGCGCGGACCTCGCCGAAGTGGTGCGCGGGCGGGAGTTCAACCTCTGCCAGATCGACCACCCGGACGCGTCCGGCGCGCTGGCTTCGGTGGACGGGCGGCGGCGCTGGGTGTTCATGGCGGCCGGTGGGGAGACCGAGCGGGACTGGCCAACCGTCCTGCGCACCGCGCTCGGCGTGCCGGTGCCGGACCTGGAGATCCTGAGCGTGCTGGGCTGGCAGGCGGAAATGCTGGTGGCGGACCGGTATTCGGCGGGCCGCGTGCACCTGGTGGGGGACGCCGCGCACGTGATGCCGCCGTTCGCGGCGAGCGGGGCGAACACCGGGATCGCCGACGCGCACAACCTCGGCTGGAAACTCGCGGCGGTCCTGCGCGGGGAAGCGGCGCCGACGCTGCTCGACAGCTACGACACCGAGCGGCGACCGGCGGGGTGGTTTGCCGCCGACCAGTCGGCCCGGCGCGCCGACACCTTCCGCGTCGGCACCGAGGACCCGACGCTGGCGCACCCGTTCGTCCTGGCCGCGGGCGGTTTCCAGTACCCAGCCGGAGCGCTGGTGCCGGACGGCTCGGTGGAACCGGTCACCGAGTTCGCACCCGCGGGCCGGGTCGGCACGCGCGTGCCGCACCGCTGGCTCGACGAGGCACGGACGCGCTCGACGCTGGACCTGGCCGGTCCGGAATGGACGGTCACCGAGTACGAGGGGGAGTGGCTGCTGCTGCGGCCGGACCAGGTGGTCGCCTGGCGAGGCGCGTCAGCGGAGGAGGCCGAGTCGGTACGGGCCGCCTTGCTCGCCGGAACCCTGCCCTGA
- a CDS encoding molybdopterin oxidoreductase family protein: MADAITEPWGGRTPYGPGGDWPVRVDVQLADGVRAEDVDDWVPTAAVLHSNGDGLDIAVKDGRMVGVRGRADDRVNHGRLDPKDRFGWQAGASPDRLTMPLVREGGELVEATWDEAMSRVVGRSKELLDERGPGSLGFYTSGQLFAEEYYTLAAIGHGAIGTNHMDGNTRLCTATAAAALKESFGCDGQPASYTDVDHADVIALFGHNVAETQSVLWTRMLDRLAGPNPPALLCVDPRTTPVARAATVHLAPLPGTNVALMNGLLHEIIRNDQVDHDYIERHTVGYPELVRQVADATPESVADVCGVPPSKIREAARLLDGASRLLSTVLQGFYQSHQATAAAVQVNNLQLIRGMLGKPGAGVLQMNGQPTAQNTRECGADGDLTGFRNWANDEHVAELARLWNLDPLQIPHYAPPTHLMQMLRYAENGSIRFLWVSATNPAVSLPELARVRSILAQDRLFLVVQDVFRTETTELADVVLPAAMWGEKTGTFTNADRTVHFSGKAVEPPGEAKPDLDIFLDYARRMDFRDRDGNPFPSWNDPESAFEAWKAASAGRPCDYTGLTYAKLRATGGIQWPCNEEHPDGTERLYADGKFFAQPDYCESYGRDLLTGAPREPDEYRAMNPDGKAMIRPAEYLRPHEPPDEDHPFALITGRTLYHFHTRTKTARAPELHRAEPEVWVEMSEKDARAQGIDEGGLAEITTARGRVRARVRLRDIRDGVLFLPFHYGYWDTDGTPDRAANELTPTDWDPASKQPIFKTGAAAIRRAEP; encoded by the coding sequence ATGGCCGATGCGATCACCGAGCCGTGGGGCGGCCGCACCCCGTACGGGCCGGGCGGGGACTGGCCGGTGCGCGTGGACGTCCAGCTCGCCGACGGGGTGCGCGCCGAGGACGTCGATGACTGGGTGCCCACCGCCGCCGTGCTGCATTCCAACGGTGACGGCTTGGACATCGCGGTCAAGGACGGGCGGATGGTCGGCGTCCGCGGCCGTGCGGACGACCGCGTCAACCACGGCCGCCTCGATCCGAAGGACCGCTTCGGGTGGCAGGCGGGAGCGTCACCGGATCGGCTGACCATGCCGCTGGTGCGTGAAGGCGGTGAACTGGTCGAGGCCACTTGGGACGAAGCCATGTCGCGCGTGGTGGGCCGCAGCAAGGAACTGCTCGACGAGCGGGGCCCCGGGTCGCTCGGTTTCTACACCAGCGGGCAGTTGTTCGCCGAGGAGTACTACACGCTCGCGGCCATCGGCCACGGCGCGATCGGCACGAACCACATGGACGGCAACACGCGCCTGTGCACCGCGACCGCGGCCGCCGCGCTGAAGGAGTCGTTCGGCTGCGACGGCCAGCCCGCGTCGTACACCGATGTCGACCACGCCGACGTGATCGCGTTGTTCGGGCACAACGTGGCGGAAACGCAGAGCGTGCTGTGGACCCGGATGCTGGACCGGCTCGCCGGGCCGAACCCGCCCGCGCTGCTGTGCGTCGACCCGCGCACCACGCCGGTGGCGCGCGCGGCCACCGTGCACCTGGCGCCGCTGCCCGGCACGAACGTCGCGCTGATGAACGGGCTGCTGCACGAGATCATCCGCAACGACCAGGTGGACCACGACTACATCGAGCGGCACACGGTCGGCTACCCGGAGCTGGTGCGGCAGGTCGCCGATGCCACCCCGGAATCGGTCGCGGACGTCTGCGGGGTGCCGCCGTCGAAGATCCGGGAGGCGGCACGGCTGCTCGACGGCGCTTCCCGGCTGCTTTCCACCGTGCTGCAAGGGTTCTACCAGTCGCACCAGGCCACCGCGGCGGCGGTGCAGGTGAACAACCTGCAGCTGATCCGCGGCATGCTCGGCAAGCCGGGCGCCGGGGTGCTGCAGATGAACGGCCAGCCGACCGCGCAGAACACCCGTGAATGCGGGGCCGACGGGGATCTGACCGGATTCCGCAACTGGGCCAACGATGAGCACGTGGCCGAGCTGGCCCGGCTGTGGAACCTCGATCCGCTGCAGATCCCGCACTACGCGCCGCCGACGCACCTGATGCAGATGCTGCGGTACGCGGAGAACGGCAGCATCCGCTTTCTCTGGGTCAGTGCCACGAATCCGGCGGTGTCCCTGCCGGAACTCGCCCGCGTGCGGTCGATCCTGGCGCAGGACCGGCTGTTCCTGGTGGTGCAGGACGTGTTCCGGACCGAGACCACCGAGCTGGCGGACGTGGTGCTGCCCGCGGCGATGTGGGGCGAGAAAACCGGGACGTTCACCAACGCCGATCGCACGGTGCACTTTTCGGGCAAGGCGGTCGAACCGCCCGGCGAGGCGAAACCGGATCTCGACATCTTTCTCGACTACGCCCGTCGCATGGATTTCCGGGACCGCGACGGCAATCCGTTCCCCTCGTGGAACGATCCGGAATCGGCGTTCGAGGCGTGGAAGGCGGCCAGCGCGGGCCGCCCGTGCGACTACACCGGGCTCACCTACGCCAAGCTCCGCGCCACCGGCGGCATCCAGTGGCCGTGCAACGAGGAACACCCGGACGGCACGGAACGGCTGTATGCCGACGGGAAGTTCTTCGCCCAGCCGGACTACTGCGAGAGCTACGGCCGCGACCTGCTCACCGGCGCGCCGAGGGAACCGGACGAATACCGCGCGATGAACCCGGACGGCAAAGCCATGATCCGGCCCGCCGAATACCTGCGGCCACACGAGCCGCCCGACGAGGACCATCCGTTCGCGTTGATCACCGGCCGCACGCTGTACCACTTCCACACCCGCACCAAAACCGCCCGCGCACCGGAACTGCACCGCGCGGAACCCGAGGTGTGGGTGGAAATGTCCGAAAAGGACGCTCGCGCGCAGGGCATCGACGAGGGCGGCCTGGCCGAGATCACCACCGCGCGCGGGCGGGTGCGTGCTCGCGTGCGCCTGCGCGACATCCGTGACGGCGTGTTGTTTCTGCCGTTCCACTACGGTTACTGGGACACCGACGGCACCCCGGACCGGGCCGCGAACGAACTCACGCCGACCGACTGGGATCCCGCGTCGAAGCAGCCGATCTTCAAAACCGGCGCGGCGGCCATCCGGAGGGCAGAGCCGTGA
- a CDS encoding DUF397 domain-containing protein yields MQTYDPLSIGERFDTAGWQRPSACGPNGANCVEVNVASREMVGVRDGKLPDSPVLVFDAGEWADFVESVRSGQFGG; encoded by the coding sequence ATGCAGACCTACGACCCGCTTTCGATCGGGGAACGCTTCGACACGGCGGGCTGGCAACGGCCGTCGGCCTGCGGGCCGAATGGGGCGAACTGCGTCGAGGTGAACGTGGCGAGCCGCGAAATGGTCGGGGTGCGCGACGGCAAGCTCCCCGATTCCCCGGTGCTGGTTTTCGACGCCGGGGAGTGGGCGGACTTCGTCGAGTCGGTGCGCTCGGGGCAGTTCGGCGGCTGA
- a CDS encoding YdcF family protein produces the protein MKRISLALLAFAGLVGWGEVVHWRASRALVHPRRPARSEAVVVLGYRNQGADANAMNRWRVRAALRSIDPGLDSVLICAGLGRGPVAEAALLARHAAALGFTGEIRLEDRSRSTWENIRYLAPMLEGVDQIKIVSNPLHAQKARLYLHHQRPDLAARLVRGADYRLGEAWPLKPLLAAYGLRKLAAGRRDLARRAAM, from the coding sequence ATGAAGCGGATCTCCCTGGCACTGCTGGCTTTCGCGGGCCTGGTCGGCTGGGGCGAGGTGGTGCACTGGCGGGCTTCCCGCGCGCTCGTGCACCCTCGGCGCCCCGCCCGCTCCGAAGCGGTGGTGGTGCTCGGCTACCGCAACCAGGGCGCCGACGCGAACGCGATGAACCGGTGGCGGGTGCGCGCGGCACTGCGGTCGATCGATCCCGGGCTCGATTCCGTGCTGATCTGCGCCGGGCTCGGCCGCGGCCCGGTGGCCGAGGCCGCGCTCCTGGCCCGCCACGCGGCGGCACTCGGCTTCACCGGCGAGATCCGGCTCGAAGACCGGTCGCGCAGCACCTGGGAGAACATCCGGTACCTGGCCCCGATGCTCGAAGGCGTGGACCAGATCAAGATCGTGTCCAACCCGCTGCACGCCCAGAAGGCCCGGCTCTACCTGCACCACCAGCGCCCCGACCTGGCCGCGCGCCTGGTCCGCGGCGCCGACTACCGGCTGGGCGAGGCCTGGCCGCTCAAGCCGCTGCTCGCCGCGTACGGCCTGCGCAAGCTCGCCGCGGGCCGGCGCGACCTGGCGCGGCGAGCCGCCATGTAG
- a CDS encoding TetR/AcrR family transcriptional regulator encodes MNDKLVWFDEPAPARTTEPLSRERIVAAAVDLADAQADGEITMRALAQKLGVRSPMALYRYVGSKDGLADLMADHAYGLITVTRGEGWRPALRALGVSGWAAVQAHPWFARLAFSRPPLGPNALALYDAALAELDSLDLPAATRMGYIDTVLGHVLGSGLALLEERTMRAGIGGATDADLAEATQPYLDRVAASGKYPHFSKWAADPARDGTRPQTFEKILDWLLDGLETVN; translated from the coding sequence ATGAACGACAAACTGGTGTGGTTCGACGAACCGGCGCCCGCGCGCACCACGGAACCGCTCAGCCGCGAACGGATCGTGGCCGCCGCCGTCGACCTCGCCGACGCACAGGCCGACGGCGAGATCACCATGCGCGCGCTCGCGCAGAAGCTGGGCGTGCGCAGCCCGATGGCGCTCTACCGCTACGTCGGCAGCAAGGACGGGCTGGCCGATCTGATGGCCGACCACGCCTACGGCCTGATCACCGTGACCAGGGGTGAGGGCTGGCGGCCCGCGCTGCGCGCGCTCGGCGTCTCCGGCTGGGCCGCAGTGCAGGCGCACCCGTGGTTCGCGCGGCTCGCGTTCAGCCGCCCGCCGCTCGGCCCGAACGCGCTCGCGCTCTACGACGCCGCGCTGGCCGAACTCGATTCACTGGACCTGCCCGCGGCCACGCGCATGGGCTACATCGACACGGTTTTGGGGCACGTGCTCGGCTCGGGGCTGGCGCTGCTGGAGGAACGCACCATGCGCGCGGGGATCGGCGGCGCCACCGACGCGGACCTCGCCGAGGCGACGCAGCCCTATCTGGACCGGGTCGCCGCCTCGGGAAAGTACCCGCACTTCAGCAAATGGGCCGCCGACCCAGCACGCGACGGCACCCGGCCGCAGACCTTCGAAAAGATCCTGGACTGGCTGCTGGACGGGCTGGAGACGGTGAATTAG
- a CDS encoding DinB family protein, translated as MPERTELLRWQYELTWSLLELHLAELEPADFTWLPAANHWTMHPDGNGGWVPDWAETEPSPIPVPTLGWVSWHLGWWWSVTLDHLTGRAPRDRTEIAWPGPGQPTVDWLRGLHAEWTTVLERLTDADLDAPAPFPWPDGDRTIAHTIAWVNAELMKNAAEIGHLRLLHAAA; from the coding sequence GTGCCCGAACGTACCGAACTGCTCCGCTGGCAGTACGAACTGACCTGGTCCCTGCTCGAACTCCACCTGGCCGAGCTCGAGCCCGCGGACTTCACCTGGCTGCCCGCCGCGAACCACTGGACGATGCACCCCGACGGCAACGGCGGCTGGGTGCCGGACTGGGCGGAGACCGAACCGTCACCGATCCCGGTGCCCACCCTGGGCTGGGTCAGCTGGCACCTCGGCTGGTGGTGGTCGGTCACCCTCGATCACCTGACGGGTCGCGCGCCGCGCGACCGCACCGAGATCGCCTGGCCGGGCCCAGGGCAGCCCACCGTCGACTGGCTACGCGGCCTGCACGCCGAGTGGACGACCGTGCTGGAGCGCCTGACCGACGCCGACCTCGACGCACCCGCCCCCTTCCCCTGGCCGGACGGCGACCGGACGATCGCGCACACGATCGCCTGGGTGAACGCGGAACTGATGAAGAACGCCGCCGAGATCGGCCACCTCCGCCTCCTACACGCGGCGGCCTAG
- a CDS encoding glycoside hydrolase family 25 protein, translating into MVLFGLDISHHQGGNPNLHQARAEGVEFVICKATESSGFVDSRFHDNIARAQQAGLLVAAYHYQRAGVSAQAQVDNVRRVVPPGMPVIPDVEGNSGSAGLTRQIVDLLRGAGYPVPLTYLPRWYWQQLGSPSLVGLPPLWSSRYPDNAQGSIADEYADVPPHYWDGYGGLSVALLQFSSSGRVAGYAPLDLNAFRGTRQEFAALLGGKPPGTDPTIEEESHMELGPGSAVSKTLVCPAVPADLVISLGFVSFTVHHIKFFGPTPDTGHAELASYGEQVVDPARPYVKPVPQGAMTAEVLYSLAPAAEGTPQHTAVAAFRGR; encoded by the coding sequence ATGGTCCTGTTCGGCCTCGACATCAGCCATCACCAGGGTGGCAACCCCAACCTGCACCAGGCGCGCGCGGAGGGCGTGGAGTTCGTCATCTGCAAGGCGACCGAAAGCTCGGGGTTCGTCGACTCGAGGTTCCACGACAACATCGCGCGCGCCCAGCAGGCCGGGCTGCTGGTGGCCGCGTACCACTACCAGCGCGCCGGGGTTTCCGCGCAGGCGCAGGTGGACAACGTGCGGAGGGTGGTGCCGCCGGGCATGCCGGTGATCCCCGACGTGGAGGGCAACAGCGGCAGCGCCGGGCTGACCAGGCAGATCGTGGATCTGTTGCGGGGCGCGGGTTATCCCGTTCCGCTGACGTACCTTCCGCGCTGGTACTGGCAGCAGCTCGGCTCGCCGTCACTGGTGGGCCTGCCGCCGCTGTGGTCTTCGCGTTACCCCGACAACGCGCAGGGCTCGATCGCCGACGAATACGCCGACGTGCCACCGCACTACTGGGACGGTTACGGCGGGCTGAGCGTGGCGCTGCTGCAGTTCTCCAGTTCCGGCCGGGTGGCCGGGTACGCGCCGCTGGACCTCAACGCCTTCCGCGGCACCAGGCAGGAGTTCGCCGCGCTGCTGGGCGGAAAACCACCGGGAACTGACCCGACCATCGAAGAGGAGAGCCACATGGAGCTGGGTCCGGGAAGCGCCGTGAGCAAAACGCTGGTCTGCCCCGCGGTACCGGCGGATCTGGTGATCAGCCTCGGTTTTGTCTCGTTCACCGTGCACCACATCAAGTTCTTCGGCCCGACCCCGGACACCGGGCACGCCGAACTCGCCTCGTACGGCGAGCAGGTGGTCGACCCGGCGCGGCCGTACGTGAAGCCGGTACCGCAGGGCGCGATGACCGCGGAGGTGCTGTACAGCCTGGCCCCCGCGGCCGAAGGCACGCCACAGCACACCGCGGTGGCCGCTTTCCGCGGACGGTAG
- a CDS encoding ATP-binding protein, with the protein MRRSASTSGRTLGAPSVFHHREPATATNASRLRAALGAWLRGLGLNHDLRDDVVLAAYEAMANVVDHAYRGPGPAGPLELHGHAHGGTCTITVSDRGRWRRPRTESGSFRGRGLGMMHELSDEVLMRSSEQGTTIRLIWRRAYA; encoded by the coding sequence GTGCGACGTTCAGCAAGCACCTCCGGCCGCACACTCGGGGCCCCGTCGGTGTTCCACCACCGCGAACCGGCCACCGCCACGAACGCGTCACGGCTGCGTGCCGCGCTCGGCGCCTGGCTCCGCGGCCTCGGGCTGAACCACGACCTGCGCGACGACGTGGTGCTCGCCGCCTACGAAGCCATGGCCAACGTGGTCGACCACGCCTACCGCGGCCCCGGCCCGGCCGGCCCGCTCGAACTGCACGGCCACGCCCACGGCGGCACCTGCACGATCACCGTGTCCGACCGGGGCCGGTGGCGGCGGCCGCGCACGGAGTCCGGCAGCTTCCGCGGGCGCGGGCTCGGCATGATGCACGAGCTTTCCGACGAGGTGCTGATGCGGTCGAGCGAGCAGGGCACCACCATCCGGCTGATCTGGCGTCGCGCCTACGCCTGA